Proteins encoded by one window of Chromobacterium violaceum ATCC 12472:
- a CDS encoding AAA family ATPase: protein MNSQLQHASAQVRSAIRSATQGLVGREQLAELIILAAVAQEHLLVIGPPGTAKSAVVRRVAQAMGGRYFEYLLGRYTEPSELFGAVDLRKLREGTVETDTTGMLPEAEVAFLDEVFLGSTAILNTLLGILNERRFRRGHTQLHCPLRVCIGAANGLPDDASLAAFGDRFLLHAFIEATADHQLEAMLEGGWQAEQAPAASEISLADIDLLCQAAREVDMRAVRPMLAQAIRQLRGAGISLSDRRIVKSQRLVAAAAALAGRMRADASDLWPLLYALPTQEAQQHAREILREQLAACANGVLASAVETAAVQPLSRVQRLLENAQCALDAETDLSSIEALLREIDANFSADGMPDELAASREKLAARLAEPA from the coding sequence ATGAATTCGCAGCTGCAGCACGCATCCGCTCAAGTCCGCTCCGCCATCCGCTCCGCTACCCAAGGGCTGGTCGGCAGGGAGCAACTCGCAGAATTGATCATCCTCGCCGCCGTGGCCCAGGAGCACCTGCTGGTAATAGGCCCGCCCGGCACAGCCAAAAGCGCCGTCGTGCGCCGGGTCGCCCAAGCGATGGGCGGCCGTTACTTCGAATACCTGCTTGGCCGCTACACCGAACCTTCCGAGCTGTTCGGCGCGGTAGACCTGCGCAAGCTGCGCGAAGGCACAGTGGAAACCGATACCACCGGCATGCTGCCGGAGGCTGAAGTCGCCTTCCTAGACGAGGTTTTCCTCGGCTCCACCGCCATCCTCAACACCCTGCTGGGCATTCTGAACGAGCGCCGCTTCCGCCGCGGCCACACCCAGCTGCATTGCCCGCTGCGCGTTTGCATAGGCGCGGCCAACGGTTTGCCCGACGATGCCTCGCTGGCGGCCTTTGGCGACCGCTTCCTGCTGCACGCCTTCATCGAAGCCACGGCTGATCATCAGCTGGAAGCGATGCTGGAGGGCGGCTGGCAAGCCGAACAGGCCCCGGCGGCAAGCGAGATCAGCCTGGCGGACATCGATCTGCTGTGCCAGGCGGCGCGCGAAGTGGACATGCGCGCGGTCCGCCCCATGCTGGCGCAGGCTATCCGCCAATTGCGCGGCGCCGGCATCAGCTTGTCCGACCGGCGCATCGTCAAATCCCAGCGCCTGGTCGCCGCCGCCGCCGCGCTCGCCGGACGCATGCGCGCCGACGCCTCCGACCTGTGGCCGCTGCTGTACGCGCTGCCAACCCAGGAAGCCCAGCAGCACGCCCGCGAAATATTGCGCGAGCAGTTGGCGGCTTGCGCCAATGGCGTGCTGGCCAGCGCGGTGGAAACCGCGGCCGTGCAGCCGCTGTCCCGCGTCCAGCGCCTGCTGGAAAACGCGCAATGCGCGCTGGACGCGGAGACAGACCTATCGTCCATCGAAGCCCTGCTGCGCGAGATCGACGCCAACTTCAGCGCCGATGGCATGCCGGACGAGCTGGCCGCTTCGCGCGAAAAACTGGCTGCGCGCCTGGCGGAGCCCGCATGA
- a CDS encoding efflux transporter outer membrane subunit has protein sequence MNRTTTPQKLCAALAALALAGCAIGPDYARPKLDIPAQFKEDGRWKSAEPQDAMPRGDWWTVFQDPTLNRLMDTLNQQSPTISQAEAQYRAAQAQLRQAQAGLFPSLSANASRSHGVSAPGDGAATSYNLGLSASWEVDLWGAVRREVEAGKAKQQASEAQLAAIRLSSQAQLATAYLQLVVADRQLANLRDSEKALGEALKLTRNQFAAGIVGDEAVASAESQWHAAQASVVDKQLTRAQLEHAIAAQLGQAPASFSLPPAAETPHLPQIPAGIPSALLERRPDVAAAERNMAVANAQIGIAKAAFFPTLTLGASGGYRGSTFADWVTLPNRIWSVGPSLALTLFDAGLRRAQTEQAIANYDASVASYRQTVLAALQGVEDNLSAQSLLKEESGMQTAALAAAKRAETIAMNQYQAGTVAYLNVLSAQNARIAAENNLWNVVNRQYAGSVALIAALGGRW, from the coding sequence ATGAATAGAACAACAACGCCGCAGAAACTATGCGCCGCGCTGGCGGCGCTGGCGCTGGCCGGCTGCGCGATCGGCCCGGACTACGCCAGGCCCAAGCTCGACATTCCCGCCCAATTCAAGGAGGACGGCCGCTGGAAGAGCGCCGAGCCGCAGGACGCGATGCCGCGCGGCGACTGGTGGACGGTGTTCCAGGACCCGACGCTGAACCGCCTGATGGACACGCTGAACCAGCAGAGCCCCACCATCTCCCAGGCCGAGGCGCAGTACCGCGCGGCCCAGGCCCAGCTGCGCCAGGCACAAGCCGGCCTGTTCCCGTCGCTGTCGGCCAACGCGTCCCGGAGCCATGGCGTGAGCGCGCCGGGCGACGGCGCGGCCACCAGTTACAACCTGGGCCTGTCCGCCAGCTGGGAAGTGGATCTGTGGGGCGCGGTGCGGCGCGAAGTGGAGGCCGGCAAGGCCAAGCAGCAGGCCTCCGAGGCCCAGCTGGCCGCCATTCGATTGAGCAGCCAGGCCCAGCTCGCCACGGCCTACCTGCAACTGGTGGTGGCCGACAGGCAACTGGCCAATCTGCGCGACAGCGAGAAAGCGCTGGGCGAGGCGCTGAAGCTGACCCGCAACCAGTTCGCCGCCGGCATCGTCGGCGACGAGGCTGTGGCCTCGGCGGAAAGCCAGTGGCACGCCGCGCAGGCCTCGGTGGTGGACAAGCAGCTGACCCGCGCCCAGCTGGAGCACGCGATCGCCGCCCAGCTCGGCCAGGCGCCGGCCAGCTTCTCGCTGCCGCCGGCCGCCGAGACGCCGCACCTGCCGCAGATTCCGGCCGGCATCCCCTCGGCGCTGCTGGAGCGCCGGCCGGACGTGGCCGCGGCGGAACGGAATATGGCGGTCGCCAATGCCCAGATCGGCATCGCCAAAGCCGCCTTCTTCCCCACGCTGACGCTGGGCGCCAGCGGCGGCTACCGCGGCTCCACCTTCGCCGACTGGGTGACGCTGCCCAACCGCATCTGGTCGGTCGGCCCGTCGCTGGCGCTGACGCTGTTCGACGCCGGCCTGCGCCGCGCCCAGACCGAGCAGGCGATCGCCAACTACGACGCCAGCGTGGCCAGCTACCGCCAGACCGTGCTGGCGGCGCTGCAAGGCGTCGAAGACAATCTGTCCGCGCAAAGCCTGCTGAAGGAGGAGTCCGGCATGCAGACGGCGGCGCTGGCGGCGGCCAAACGGGCGGAAACCATCGCGATGAACCAATACCAGGCTGGAACCGTCGCCTACCTGAACGTGCTGTCGGCGCAGAATGCCCGCATCGCCGCCGAGAACAATCTGTGGAACGTGGTGAACCGCCAGTACGCCGGCAGCGTGGCGCTGATCGCCGCGCTCGGCGGCCGCTGGTAA
- the kdsA gene encoding 3-deoxy-8-phosphooctulonate synthase → MINVTLSPSVTVGNEAPFTLFGGINVLESRDLALRAAEEYVRVTQKLGIPYVFKGSFDKANRSSIHSYRGPGLEEGMKILQAVKDTFGVPVITDVHEPWQAAPVAEVADVVQLPAFLARQTDLVEALAKTGRAVNIKKPQFMSPAQIQNVVEKFVEAGNEQLILCDRGTCLGYDNLVVDMLGFGVMKKVSGNRPVIFDVTHSLQQRESGAAASGGRRAQVAELARAGMAVGLAGLFLEAHPNPAEAKCDGPSALPLAQLEPFLAQVKAIDDLVKSFAPLQID, encoded by the coding sequence TTGATCAACGTCACTCTTTCCCCGTCCGTCACCGTCGGCAACGAAGCGCCGTTCACGCTGTTCGGCGGCATCAATGTGCTGGAATCCCGCGACCTGGCGCTGCGCGCCGCCGAGGAATACGTCCGCGTCACCCAGAAGCTGGGCATCCCCTACGTGTTCAAGGGCAGCTTCGACAAGGCCAACCGCTCGTCGATCCATTCTTACCGCGGCCCGGGCCTGGAAGAAGGCATGAAGATCCTGCAGGCGGTGAAAGATACGTTCGGCGTGCCGGTGATCACCGACGTGCACGAGCCGTGGCAGGCCGCGCCGGTGGCCGAAGTGGCCGACGTGGTGCAGCTGCCGGCCTTCCTCGCCCGTCAGACCGACCTGGTGGAAGCGCTGGCCAAGACCGGCCGCGCCGTCAACATCAAGAAGCCGCAGTTCATGAGCCCGGCCCAGATTCAGAACGTGGTGGAAAAGTTCGTCGAAGCCGGCAACGAGCAGCTGATCCTGTGCGACCGCGGCACCTGCCTCGGCTACGACAACCTGGTGGTGGACATGCTGGGCTTCGGCGTGATGAAGAAAGTCAGCGGCAACCGCCCGGTGATCTTCGACGTCACCCACTCGCTGCAGCAGCGCGAATCCGGCGCCGCCGCTTCCGGCGGCCGCCGCGCCCAGGTGGCGGAGCTGGCGCGCGCCGGCATGGCGGTGGGTTTGGCCGGCCTGTTCCTGGAGGCCCACCCGAATCCGGCCGAGGCCAAGTGCGACGGTCCCAGCGCGCTGCCGCTGGCGCAGCTGGAGCCCTTCCTGGCCCAAGTCAAGGCCATCGACGATCTGGTCAAGTCCTTCGCCCCGCTGCAGATAGACTGA
- a CDS encoding glycosyl hydrolase family 18 protein gives MKKTISILLAGLALAASQAQAGPMVLAYYSGYAGNYAALTRYAASFNAVAVDFYNITAQGAVTGNGDPAPNDAISFLLGRKIPAYGCVSNVDGNGNWSADIAHAVSTSAQSQAVANLVKFAQDKRFSGINVDFEAVAQGDRNNFSHFIQVLGRALHAKGLKLIVSVPAFSAKDENHPANYGYDLRALGAAADYLQIMSYDEAIPAWDPGPVAGSDWMEDDLDYAVERVPAAKILNGIPAYGYDWKRPGDGGMLYWKDTQALIARYGAQPRYDAGTHSLTFNYGAADGSRHTVWTENARSVALKASLVNAYGLGGTSLYALGMEDDAFWAAVKQGLAQR, from the coding sequence ATGAAAAAAACGATATCCATCCTGCTGGCCGGCCTGGCGCTGGCGGCAAGCCAGGCGCAGGCCGGGCCCATGGTTCTGGCTTATTATTCCGGCTATGCCGGCAATTACGCCGCGCTGACCCGGTACGCCGCCAGCTTCAATGCCGTCGCTGTCGACTTTTACAACATCACCGCCCAGGGCGCGGTGACGGGCAACGGCGATCCGGCGCCGAACGACGCCATCTCTTTCCTGCTCGGCAGGAAGATTCCCGCCTACGGCTGCGTGTCGAATGTCGACGGCAACGGCAATTGGAGCGCCGACATCGCCCACGCGGTATCGACCTCGGCGCAGAGCCAGGCGGTGGCCAACCTGGTGAAGTTCGCCCAGGACAAGCGCTTCTCCGGCATCAACGTGGATTTCGAGGCGGTGGCGCAGGGCGACCGCAACAACTTCAGCCACTTCATCCAGGTTCTGGGCCGGGCATTGCACGCCAAGGGCCTGAAGCTGATCGTCAGCGTGCCGGCCTTTTCCGCCAAAGACGAAAACCATCCGGCCAATTACGGCTACGATCTGCGCGCCTTGGGCGCGGCGGCCGACTACCTGCAGATCATGAGCTACGACGAGGCGATTCCGGCCTGGGATCCGGGGCCGGTGGCCGGCTCGGACTGGATGGAGGATGACCTGGACTATGCGGTGGAGCGGGTGCCGGCGGCCAAGATACTGAACGGCATTCCAGCCTACGGCTACGATTGGAAGCGGCCTGGCGACGGCGGCATGCTGTACTGGAAGGATACGCAGGCCTTGATCGCCCGCTACGGCGCGCAGCCGCGCTACGACGCCGGCACCCATTCCCTGACTTTCAACTACGGCGCGGCCGATGGCAGCCGCCACACGGTGTGGACCGAAAACGCGCGCAGCGTGGCGCTGAAGGCCAGCCTGGTGAACGCCTACGGCCTGGGCGGCACATCCTTGTACGCGCTGGGGATGGAGGATGACGCGTTCTGGGCGGCGGTGAAACAGGGCCTGGCGCAGCGCTAG
- a CDS encoding heavy metal translocating P-type ATPase: MSRRDLPWNVALLAMPAAALLFALIRQTWGGGEGASLLLLLSSLPMLGVLLLDAARALRRRQIGVDVLAVLSIAVAIALDEQATAAVIAAMAATGRLLDAFAAGKAAREMAALLQRAPRLAHRLDGEALSTVAIEDIRPGDALLVMQGEMVPVDGPLDSGEAALDESPLTGESLPVRMVAGGWLRSGAINAGETLRMIAARRAEDSTFNGIVKLVGQAASSKAPASRLADRYALGFTPAALALAALAWWASGDPTRGLAVLVVATPCPLLLAVPVALMSGISNCAGRGVLVKGGHALEALAAADVLFFDKTGTLTGGQAALTDVRAYGAREAGALLRFAAALDQMSCHVLAAAILRAAHERGSGPLPLPQQVEEQPGAGIRGVVEGRRVAIGTAQYVLLHAAAEPWLLEEERRMATEGASAVFVAVDGRLEGVLELSDQLRLETPRALRLLRRAGVRRMVMLTGDRREVAESIGGGIGVDEVHAELSPADKLERVVQASRERQRSVMVGDGVNDAPALAAAGVGVAMGARGSAAAAESADIVLLADRLDKLAEAKMVAVAALRLAAQSAALGMGLSLLAMLCAAAGYLPPLEGALLQEAIDVAAIANALRALGVRPLRGQGKTLPEAKLSALREEHRLLEPLLAKLSDLARSLPSMAAESRLGAMDELDAWLRLELLPHEEADERALYPAVSPLLGGDDPLAALSRSHQEIFRGIHRLARLFAQHRDAPSEPGIQDIQQALYGLEAVLRLHFAQEDELFNSLSA; this comes from the coding sequence ATGTCACGTCGGGATTTGCCGTGGAATGTGGCGCTGTTGGCCATGCCCGCCGCGGCCCTGCTGTTTGCGCTGATCCGCCAGACATGGGGCGGCGGGGAAGGCGCGTCGCTGTTGCTGTTGTTATCCTCGCTGCCCATGCTGGGCGTGCTGCTGCTCGACGCCGCTCGGGCCTTGAGGCGGCGGCAGATCGGCGTGGATGTGCTGGCCGTGCTGTCCATCGCGGTGGCCATCGCGCTGGACGAGCAGGCGACCGCGGCCGTCATCGCCGCGATGGCCGCGACAGGGCGTTTGCTTGACGCTTTCGCGGCGGGCAAGGCGGCGCGGGAAATGGCGGCCTTGCTGCAGCGCGCGCCGCGCCTGGCCCACCGGCTGGACGGCGAGGCGCTGAGCACGGTGGCGATAGAGGACATCCGCCCCGGAGACGCGCTGCTGGTCATGCAGGGGGAGATGGTGCCGGTCGACGGGCCGCTGGACAGCGGCGAGGCGGCGCTGGACGAATCGCCGTTGACCGGCGAGTCCCTGCCGGTGAGGATGGTGGCCGGCGGATGGCTGCGCAGCGGCGCCATCAACGCCGGCGAGACGCTGCGCATGATCGCGGCCCGCCGGGCTGAGGACAGCACTTTCAACGGCATCGTCAAGCTGGTGGGGCAAGCCGCCTCCAGCAAGGCGCCGGCGTCGCGCCTGGCCGACCGTTACGCCTTGGGATTCACTCCCGCGGCCTTGGCGCTCGCGGCGCTGGCCTGGTGGGCGAGCGGCGATCCGACGCGCGGCCTGGCGGTGCTGGTGGTGGCCACGCCTTGCCCCTTGCTGCTGGCGGTGCCGGTCGCCTTGATGTCGGGCATTTCCAATTGCGCAGGGCGCGGCGTGCTGGTCAAAGGCGGCCATGCGCTGGAGGCGCTGGCCGCGGCGGATGTGCTGTTCTTCGACAAGACCGGCACGCTGACCGGCGGCCAGGCGGCGCTGACCGACGTCCGCGCCTATGGCGCGCGCGAAGCCGGCGCCTTGCTGCGCTTTGCCGCCGCGCTGGACCAGATGTCCTGCCATGTCTTGGCCGCGGCCATTTTGAGAGCGGCGCATGAGCGCGGCAGCGGTCCGCTGCCCTTGCCGCAACAGGTCGAGGAGCAGCCCGGCGCCGGGATCCGCGGCGTGGTGGAGGGGCGGCGCGTGGCGATCGGCACGGCGCAATATGTCTTGCTCCACGCGGCGGCGGAGCCGTGGCTGCTCGAGGAGGAAAGGCGGATGGCCACGGAGGGCGCTTCCGCGGTCTTCGTCGCCGTGGATGGACGGCTGGAGGGCGTGCTGGAACTGTCCGACCAGCTGCGGCTGGAAACGCCGCGGGCTTTGAGGCTGTTGCGCCGCGCCGGCGTGAGGCGGATGGTGATGCTGACCGGGGACCGGCGCGAGGTGGCCGAGTCCATAGGCGGCGGCATAGGCGTGGACGAAGTGCATGCGGAGCTGTCGCCGGCCGACAAGCTGGAACGCGTCGTCCAGGCGTCCCGCGAGCGGCAGCGCAGCGTGATGGTGGGAGACGGCGTCAACGATGCGCCGGCCTTGGCCGCCGCCGGAGTCGGCGTGGCGATGGGCGCCCGCGGTTCGGCCGCCGCGGCGGAAAGCGCCGACATCGTGCTGTTGGCGGATCGACTGGACAAATTGGCGGAGGCGAAGATGGTGGCCGTCGCCGCGCTGCGGCTGGCCGCGCAAAGTGCCGCCTTGGGCATGGGCCTGTCTCTGCTGGCCATGCTGTGCGCGGCGGCCGGTTATTTGCCGCCGCTGGAGGGGGCCTTGCTGCAGGAGGCGATAGACGTGGCGGCCATCGCGAACGCCTTGCGCGCGCTGGGCGTCCGCCCCTTGCGGGGGCAGGGCAAGACTTTGCCGGAGGCGAAGCTGAGCGCCTTGCGCGAAGAACACAGGCTGCTCGAGCCCTTGTTGGCCAAGCTGTCGGATCTGGCCAGATCGCTGCCGTCCATGGCGGCCGAATCCAGGCTGGGCGCGATGGATGAGTTGGACGCTTGGCTGCGGCTGGAACTGTTGCCGCATGAAGAGGCCGATGAGCGCGCGCTGTATCCCGCAGTCTCGCCGCTACTGGGCGGCGATGACCCCTTGGCCGCGCTGAGCCGCAGCCACCAAGAAATCTTCCGCGGCATCCACAGGCTGGCGCGTTTGTTCGCCCAGCACAGGGACGCGCCGTCGGAGCCGGGCATCCAGGACATCCAGCAGGCGCTTTACGGCCTGGAGGCGGTGCTCAGACTGCATTTCGCCCAGGAGGACGAGCTGTTCAACAGCCTGAGCGCTTGA
- a CDS encoding bpX6 domain-containing protein, producing MTENLSLGSEIRQPVLSGRAWLSGLWLPADRYGESERRLRILANWHAGAAAYRFPEGDLLRYAAPMEQDCERLPGWPLQKLGRTLCSARIAADEYEKLPAADLWLVRGGKVQALRLADAEVLKPGEWLDVSAPAIHAMYDCHIAEAAQEQPLAPTTQGIRQLLGERIPAASHEQKQFLSALQAGRATPSAATAKAPAWRKPLIALAVLGACLALGAFIASSGGDGGPSSTGSGPSSGGAHFFPWLMLIALAVRSWQNRQESAPRKTSVPSQPSSPKQAGGTRKTSKPGAIAQALIPARRSVERVLPQAWRDWLARAAMTSHLSGILGRRQAAYMRQMLEMFENGRLQDALRHAIPLGGEGGSAGQAFGLPHARRDLKLGMRNDAAGPSIDLGEDLNRHLRQLYRKTFEKLDREGNVEQAIFVLAELLQSHAEAIHYLEKHERYSQAAELALLWDMEASLIVRLMCQAGDLPRAMAVARRDGTFAEAIALLESRWPVAARQLREEWAQALVDQGRWLDAAQAIWPIASMRERATEWLLRAEEAGGSLAAEAVVKRARLLPDSLDSQEARILAIRDDDARGTERAAIAHALLALDSHNDETRLLARALFNAWLVDQDKGMGRLGTQQLQGLLDIAQDPLLRADLPGKLPSPKPNPFADKKEVSWISVPAAGGQAVSDIALLPDLRLLVAQGEAGVTLRDDRGKVLHRFSAPADNIVLADSGQVALAAIHRGEMLCVQRLDLVTREQRDLGAIAVDCYAASFDGVGWTVGQGDAIRILDTGHGLGRVLWQIDKLPGRAVRILRSPSCEQYELVDPDNKMLLWQYSLPGRRLASRGHVPALEKNTEVSVIPSRWGGYRYFWMAWDEKDSPWLVSQRPGKEKEHGLALPPQMSGAAINVTLGRAGLAVSLRQESDSCVVLARDGESYPDIAFSWPAGVFVWTKMYGDCWLMFDRFGRVAIMDMERCYASMLTIA from the coding sequence ATGACTGAAAACCTCTCCTTAGGCTCCGAAATACGCCAGCCGGTGCTGAGCGGCCGCGCATGGCTGTCCGGCCTCTGGTTGCCCGCCGACCGGTACGGCGAGTCCGAACGCCGGCTTCGCATCCTGGCCAACTGGCACGCGGGCGCCGCCGCCTACCGCTTTCCGGAAGGCGATCTGCTGCGCTACGCCGCGCCCATGGAGCAGGATTGCGAACGCCTGCCCGGCTGGCCATTGCAAAAGCTGGGCCGCACCCTGTGCTCGGCGCGGATAGCGGCCGACGAATATGAAAAACTGCCCGCGGCCGACCTGTGGCTGGTCCGGGGCGGCAAGGTGCAGGCACTGAGGCTGGCGGACGCCGAGGTTCTCAAGCCTGGCGAATGGCTGGACGTGTCCGCGCCCGCCATCCACGCGATGTACGATTGCCACATCGCCGAAGCCGCGCAGGAACAACCGTTGGCCCCCACCACGCAGGGCATACGACAGCTGTTGGGCGAGCGGATCCCCGCCGCCAGCCACGAGCAAAAGCAGTTTCTCAGCGCCCTGCAAGCAGGGCGCGCTACGCCGTCGGCCGCCACGGCCAAGGCGCCCGCCTGGCGCAAACCGCTGATCGCGCTTGCCGTGCTCGGCGCCTGCCTGGCGCTGGGCGCCTTCATCGCCTCCTCCGGCGGCGATGGCGGACCCTCGTCCACAGGATCCGGCCCATCTTCCGGCGGCGCCCACTTTTTCCCCTGGCTGATGCTGATCGCGCTGGCCGTCCGCTCATGGCAAAACAGACAGGAATCCGCCCCGCGGAAGACATCCGTTCCATCCCAGCCATCCAGCCCGAAGCAGGCTGGCGGAACCCGGAAAACAAGCAAGCCGGGCGCCATCGCCCAGGCGCTGATTCCCGCGCGGCGAAGCGTGGAGCGCGTGCTGCCCCAGGCCTGGCGCGACTGGCTGGCCCGCGCGGCGATGACCAGCCATCTGTCCGGCATCCTGGGCCGTCGCCAGGCCGCCTATATGCGGCAGATGCTGGAGATGTTCGAAAACGGCCGCCTGCAGGATGCCTTGCGCCACGCCATTCCGCTGGGAGGCGAAGGCGGCAGCGCCGGCCAGGCCTTCGGCCTGCCCCATGCCCGCCGTGACTTGAAGCTGGGGATGAGAAACGACGCCGCCGGACCCTCGATCGATCTGGGCGAAGACCTCAACCGCCACCTGCGCCAGCTGTACCGCAAGACCTTCGAAAAGCTGGACCGGGAAGGCAATGTCGAGCAGGCGATATTCGTGCTGGCCGAGCTGCTGCAATCCCACGCCGAGGCGATCCATTACCTGGAGAAGCATGAGCGCTACAGCCAGGCCGCGGAGTTGGCCCTGCTCTGGGACATGGAAGCCTCTTTGATCGTGCGCCTGATGTGCCAGGCCGGCGATCTGCCGCGGGCGATGGCGGTGGCGAGACGCGACGGCACCTTCGCCGAGGCCATCGCCTTGCTGGAATCCCGCTGGCCGGTGGCGGCGCGCCAATTGCGCGAAGAATGGGCGCAGGCCCTGGTCGACCAGGGCCGCTGGCTGGACGCGGCGCAGGCGATCTGGCCGATAGCGTCGATGCGCGAACGCGCGACCGAATGGCTGCTGCGCGCGGAAGAGGCCGGCGGCAGCCTGGCCGCAGAGGCCGTGGTCAAGCGCGCCCGGCTGTTGCCGGACTCGCTGGACAGCCAGGAGGCGCGCATCCTGGCGATACGCGACGACGACGCCCGCGGGACGGAGCGCGCGGCGATCGCCCACGCCTTGCTGGCGCTGGACAGCCATAACGATGAAACCCGCCTGCTGGCGCGCGCCTTGTTCAACGCCTGGCTGGTCGACCAGGACAAAGGCATGGGCCGGCTCGGCACTCAGCAGCTGCAAGGCCTGCTGGACATCGCCCAGGATCCCCTGCTGCGCGCGGATCTGCCCGGCAAGCTGCCATCGCCCAAACCCAACCCCTTCGCCGACAAAAAGGAGGTGTCCTGGATATCCGTCCCCGCCGCCGGCGGCCAGGCGGTAAGCGACATCGCCTTGCTGCCCGACCTGCGCCTGCTGGTCGCGCAAGGCGAGGCCGGCGTCACCCTGCGCGACGACAGAGGCAAGGTTCTGCATCGTTTCTCCGCGCCGGCGGATAATATCGTACTGGCCGACAGCGGCCAGGTCGCCCTTGCCGCGATCCACCGCGGCGAGATGCTGTGCGTGCAGCGGCTGGACCTGGTGACGCGCGAACAGCGCGACCTGGGCGCCATCGCCGTCGATTGCTACGCCGCCAGCTTCGACGGCGTCGGCTGGACGGTCGGCCAGGGCGACGCGATCCGGATACTGGACACCGGCCACGGACTCGGCCGCGTGCTGTGGCAGATAGACAAGCTGCCGGGACGCGCGGTCCGCATTCTGCGCAGCCCGTCTTGCGAGCAGTACGAGCTGGTCGATCCCGACAATAAAATGCTGTTGTGGCAATACAGCCTGCCCGGCCGGCGGCTGGCGTCACGCGGCCATGTGCCGGCGCTGGAAAAGAATACCGAAGTATCGGTCATTCCTTCGCGCTGGGGCGGCTACCGCTACTTCTGGATGGCGTGGGACGAGAAGGACAGCCCCTGGCTGGTCAGCCAGCGCCCCGGCAAGGAAAAGGAGCATGGCCTGGCGCTGCCGCCCCAGATGTCCGGAGCCGCGATCAACGTCACCCTGGGCCGAGCGGGGCTGGCGGTATCGCTGCGACAGGAGAGCGATAGCTGCGTGGTACTGGCCCGCGACGGCGAATCGTATCCGGACATCGCTTTCTCCTGGCCGGCCGGCGTCTTCGTCTGGACCAAAATGTACGGCGACTGCTGGCTGATGTTCGACCGCTTCGGCCGGGTCGCGATCATGGACATGGAACGCTGCTACGCCAGCATGCTCACCATAGCCTGA
- a CDS encoding glutathione binding-like protein: MADLSAFPITGKWPAQHPDRLQLYSLPTPNGVKVSIMLEETGLPYEAHLVSFESNDQLSPAFLSLNPNNKIPAILDPNGPDGKPLALFESGAILIYLADKTGQLLPKSPAARYEAIQWLMFQMGGVGPMFGQLGFFHKFAGKDYEDKRPRDRYVAESRRLLQVLEGRMAGRAWIMGDEYTIADIAIWPWVRNLVGFYGAGELVGFDDFPNIQRVVQAFAERPAVARGLAIPARD; this comes from the coding sequence ATGGCAGACCTGTCCGCCTTTCCCATTACCGGCAAGTGGCCGGCCCAACACCCCGACCGCCTGCAGCTTTACTCGCTGCCGACGCCCAATGGCGTCAAGGTTTCCATCATGCTGGAGGAAACCGGCTTGCCCTACGAGGCGCACTTGGTCAGTTTCGAGAGCAACGACCAGCTGTCGCCGGCATTCCTGTCGCTGAACCCGAACAATAAAATCCCGGCCATCCTCGATCCGAACGGCCCGGACGGCAAGCCGCTGGCGCTGTTCGAGTCCGGCGCCATCCTGATCTACCTGGCCGACAAGACCGGCCAGTTGCTGCCCAAGAGCCCGGCCGCGCGCTACGAGGCCATCCAGTGGCTGATGTTCCAGATGGGCGGCGTGGGGCCGATGTTCGGCCAGCTTGGCTTCTTCCATAAGTTCGCCGGCAAGGACTACGAGGACAAGCGCCCGCGCGACCGTTATGTCGCAGAATCGCGCCGCTTGCTGCAGGTGCTGGAGGGACGGATGGCCGGCCGCGCCTGGATCATGGGCGACGAGTACACCATCGCCGACATCGCCATCTGGCCGTGGGTACGCAACCTGGTCGGTTTCTACGGCGCCGGAGAACTGGTGGGCTTCGATGACTTTCCCAACATCCAGCGCGTTGTGCAGGCCTTTGCCGAGCGGCCGGCGGTGGCGCGCGGCCTGGCGATACCGGCGCGGGACTGA